A DNA window from Castanea sativa cultivar Marrone di Chiusa Pesio chromosome 7, ASM4071231v1 contains the following coding sequences:
- the LOC142644693 gene encoding peroxiredoxin Q, chloroplastic, which translates to MASLTLPKHSIPSLLPTQTVSPRHSLFSHNLPIVSNSSQSQFYGLKVSYSSSLSIPSSSSVKGSIFAKVNKGTAPPSFTLKDQDGKNVSLSKFKGKPVVVYFYPADETPGCTKQACAFRDSYEKFKKAGAQVVGISGDDPSSHKAFAKKYRLPFTLLSDEGNKVRKDWGVPSDLFGTLPGRQTYVLDKNGVVQLIYNNQFQPEKHIDETLKLLQSL; encoded by the exons ATGGCTTCACTTACTCTCCCAAAGCACTCTATTCCCTCTCTACTTCCCACTCAAACTGTTAGTCCTAGACACTCATTGTTCTCTCATAACCTTCCAATTGTCTCCAATTCATCACAATCTCAGTTCTATGGCCTTAAGGTCTCTTATTCTTCATCCTTGTCAAtcccatcttcttcttcagtgAAGGGTTCCATTTTTGCCAAG GTGAACAAAGGTACGGCCCCACCATCATTCACATTGAAAGATCAGGACGGAAAAAATGTGAGCCTCTCCAAATTTAAAGGCAAGCCAGTCGTGGTCTATTTCTACCCAGCTGATGAGACCCCTGGCTGCACCAAAcag GCTTGTGCTTTCAGGGATTCTTACGAGAAATTTAAGAAAGCAGGAGCTCAGGTTGTTGGGATTAGCGGTGACGATCCATCATCTCACAAG GCTTTTGCAAAGAAATATAGGCTTCCTTTCACTTTGCTAAGTGACGAAGGGAATAAGGTGAGGAAAGATTGGGGAGTGCCATCAGATCTATTTGGAACACTGCCCGGAAGACAGACTTATGTTCTTGACAAGAATGGGGTGGTTCAACTTATCTACAACAATCAGTTCCAACCCGAAAAGCATATTGATGAGACTTTAAAGCTACTTCAAAGCCTTTGA